One Acidobacteriota bacterium DNA window includes the following coding sequences:
- a CDS encoding ATP-binding protein: protein MERPGRIEIETQPESLAAPPSAQAIPAQPAQKRAPRGVVVLTIGLPGSGKSTWYKRRGITPLSSDLLRTILFDNITEQRYQHLVFSTLRSLLRARLIAKMPWNYVDATNLSPHERKQWIKMSKGFGYEVEAVFFDVPVEVCLERNRRRERVVPEDVMRRMASKLKPPTFTEGFSKIVVVRVKGSGAPESE from the coding sequence GTGGAACGTCCCGGCAGGATCGAGATCGAGACGCAGCCCGAATCGCTCGCCGCACCACCCTCGGCGCAGGCCATTCCCGCGCAGCCGGCGCAAAAGCGCGCGCCGCGCGGCGTGGTCGTACTCACCATCGGCTTGCCCGGCTCGGGTAAAAGTACGTGGTACAAGCGCCGCGGCATCACGCCGCTCTCGAGCGACTTGCTGCGCACCATCCTGTTCGACAACATCACCGAGCAGCGTTACCAGCACCTCGTGTTCTCCACGCTGCGCTCGCTCTTACGCGCGCGCCTCATCGCCAAGATGCCGTGGAATTACGTGGACGCCACCAACCTCTCGCCGCACGAGCGCAAGCAGTGGATCAAGATGTCGAAGGGCTTCGGCTATGAAGTGGAGGCGGTCTTCTTCGATGTCCCCGTCGAAGTGTGCCTCGAGCGCAACCGCCGGCGCGAGCGCGTGGTGCCCGAAGACGTCATGCGGCGCATGGCTTCCAAGCTGAAGCCGCCAACCTTCACCGAAGGCTTCTCGAAGATCGTAGTGGTGCGAGTGAAGGGAAGCGGCGCGCCCGAGTCCGAGTAG
- a CDS encoding efflux RND transporter periplasmic adaptor subunit, producing MSLSGCGKTTPEASGPTPEVTVAKVERGVIAQELTVSGNLTAVPNRDAKLAALVAGRIAKMLVTEGDRVQQGQLLVVLESQPLLDQARQAEATVAQAKANLENARLAAQREEGLLLRGIASRKEVEDARTQLAVNQAAVRLAEAALSAARAQVGRAMIRAPFDGTVVRRFLGIGEQVDGTGAQPVIEVANIDTLELLGSVPSSRLQVLHAGQQVTFQTPEATDTSFTATVAAVLPAVDPATNNGTVRLAIDNRKHQLKLGTYLSLALPVKESGTQLIVPRQAIYPDESGEPHVYKVTGDNAVSVAVEVGIETKDKAEIRSGVNEGDTVIVNGGYGLPEKSKVHVK from the coding sequence ATGTCTTTGTCCGGTTGCGGCAAGACGACCCCGGAGGCGAGCGGTCCGACGCCCGAGGTCACGGTGGCGAAGGTGGAGCGCGGCGTGATCGCGCAGGAGCTCACCGTCAGCGGCAACCTGACGGCCGTACCCAACCGCGACGCCAAGCTGGCCGCGCTTGTCGCGGGCCGGATCGCAAAGATGCTGGTCACGGAGGGTGACCGCGTCCAGCAAGGCCAGCTCCTGGTGGTATTGGAGAGCCAGCCACTGCTCGACCAGGCGCGCCAGGCCGAAGCGACGGTGGCGCAGGCCAAGGCGAACCTGGAGAACGCGCGCCTCGCGGCCCAACGCGAAGAAGGTTTGCTGCTGCGCGGCATCGCGTCGCGCAAAGAGGTGGAGGACGCGCGCACCCAGCTCGCGGTGAACCAGGCGGCGGTACGGCTAGCAGAGGCGGCGCTTTCGGCCGCGAGAGCGCAGGTGGGGCGAGCGATGATCCGCGCACCCTTCGATGGCACCGTCGTCCGTCGCTTCCTCGGCATTGGCGAGCAAGTGGACGGTACCGGCGCCCAGCCCGTCATCGAGGTGGCGAACATCGATACGCTCGAACTACTGGGGTCGGTGCCGTCCTCGCGGTTGCAAGTGCTTCACGCGGGGCAGCAAGTCACCTTCCAGACACCCGAAGCAACCGACACCAGTTTCACTGCGACGGTGGCAGCGGTGCTACCGGCGGTGGACCCGGCAACCAACAACGGCACGGTGCGTCTCGCCATCGACAACCGCAAGCATCAGTTGAAGCTCGGCACGTATCTCTCGCTGGCATTGCCGGTTAAGGAGAGCGGGACGCAACTCATCGTGCCGCGGCAGGCGATCTACCCGGACGAGAGTGGCGAGCCGCACGTCTACAAAGTGACTGGCGATAACGCCGTCTCGGTCGCAGTCGAAGTTGGGATAGAAACGAAAGACAAAGCGGAGATCCGCTCCGGCGTCAACGAGGGCGACACCGTGATCGTGAACGGCGGCTACGGGCTGCCGGAGAAGTCGAAGGTCCACGTAAAGTGA
- a CDS encoding SRPBCC domain-containing protein — MSSVIAAPTVENLVLNLNQEMRVHASLETTFAALLEQLGPGSDTPEGKAMPMKLEAWPGGRWYRDLGDGNGHFWGHVQAIKRPTLLEICGPLFMSYAVVSNLQYRLSEVEGGTLIVFHHFALGAIPDDYRQNIGKGWTHISARIRARAEGR; from the coding sequence ATGAGTTCCGTGATAGCAGCACCGACGGTAGAGAACCTCGTCCTCAACCTTAACCAGGAGATGCGCGTACACGCCTCGCTCGAAACCACCTTCGCCGCTCTGCTCGAACAGCTGGGCCCGGGTAGCGACACGCCCGAAGGAAAGGCTATGCCGATGAAGCTCGAAGCGTGGCCGGGTGGCCGCTGGTATCGCGACCTGGGCGACGGCAACGGACACTTCTGGGGACACGTGCAGGCGATCAAGCGTCCCACGCTGCTCGAGATCTGCGGGCCGCTGTTCATGTCCTATGCTGTGGTCTCGAATCTGCAGTACCGGCTGAGCGAGGTCGAGGGCGGAACGCTCATCGTGTTCCATCACTTCGCGCTCGGCGCCATTCCCGACGATTACCGGCAAAACATCGGCAAAGGCTGGACGCACATCAGTGCACGCATCCGCGCGCGTGCCGAAGGCCGCTGA
- a CDS encoding DinB family protein encodes MVPMIEPIVNELREETPAIRRVLERVPQDKLGWKPHPKSRSLGELANHIANIPGMAEWIAKHDEFSPGTAPPVAADNVEEIRANFEKNVRTAEELLGKMTEEEALGNWRLVFKGKEIFSKPRVAVLRTTLLNHLYHHRGQMGVYLRLLDVPVPVVYGPTADENPFL; translated from the coding sequence ATGGTCCCGATGATCGAACCGATCGTGAATGAATTGCGCGAGGAGACGCCTGCCATTCGGCGCGTGCTCGAGCGTGTGCCGCAAGACAAGCTGGGATGGAAACCGCATCCGAAGTCGCGCTCGCTCGGCGAGCTGGCCAACCACATCGCCAACATCCCGGGCATGGCGGAGTGGATCGCGAAACATGATGAGTTCAGCCCGGGGACAGCTCCGCCGGTCGCGGCCGACAACGTGGAAGAGATCCGCGCCAACTTCGAGAAGAACGTGCGCACCGCCGAGGAGCTGCTCGGCAAGATGACCGAGGAAGAGGCCTTGGGGAACTGGCGCCTGGTCTTCAAGGGGAAGGAAATCTTCAGCAAGCCGCGCGTCGCGGTGCTGCGGACCACCTTGCTGAACCACCTGTATCACCACCGTGGCCAGATGGGGGTCTACCTCCGCTTGCTGGATGTGCCGGTCCCGGTGGTCTACGGGCCGACGGCAGATGAGAACCCGTTCCTCTAG
- a CDS encoding YncE family protein, which translates to MSTRRSITFLFFSVLFVVTSAVGAPKPQPAFKQVASFTLGGEGGWDYVTFDPAGNRLFVAHGKEIMVVDAASGKKLGEIPADGAHGVALVQEAGRGFSTNGRAGTVTVFDLKTLKRIQDIKVGEGPDAIIYDPHSKRVIVMHGRSKDVMVIDPAAMKVVATIPLGGKLEFAAADKDHVYVNVEDTAEIADIDARTWKLAQRWKLADCEEPSGLALDANGHRLFTVCGNKKMEIVDARTGRLIATVATGDGTDAAAYDPELHLAFASNGEGTLSVVRQNKDGNYELAENVTTQRGARTMALDPRTHHIFLPTAELGPPAAGQRRPTVKPGTFSVLVFGLK; encoded by the coding sequence GTGTCGACGCGCCGGTCAATAACGTTCTTATTCTTCAGCGTGCTGTTCGTGGTCACGAGCGCAGTGGGTGCGCCGAAGCCGCAGCCGGCTTTCAAGCAAGTCGCGAGTTTCACACTCGGCGGCGAGGGTGGCTGGGACTACGTCACCTTCGACCCTGCCGGAAACCGGCTGTTCGTCGCCCACGGTAAGGAGATCATGGTGGTCGACGCCGCTTCCGGCAAGAAGCTGGGTGAGATCCCCGCCGACGGCGCGCACGGCGTCGCACTGGTCCAGGAAGCGGGGCGCGGCTTCAGCACCAACGGCCGCGCCGGCACCGTGACCGTGTTCGACCTGAAGACGCTCAAGCGAATCCAGGACATCAAGGTCGGGGAGGGTCCCGACGCTATCATTTATGACCCGCACTCCAAGCGTGTGATCGTGATGCACGGCCGCAGCAAGGACGTGATGGTCATCGACCCGGCGGCGATGAAGGTGGTGGCCACCATCCCGCTCGGCGGCAAGTTGGAATTCGCTGCTGCCGATAAGGACCACGTCTACGTCAACGTGGAAGATACTGCTGAGATCGCCGACATCGATGCGCGCACCTGGAAGCTGGCCCAGCGCTGGAAGCTGGCCGACTGCGAAGAGCCCTCCGGCCTGGCGCTCGACGCCAACGGCCATCGTCTCTTCACCGTCTGCGGTAATAAGAAGATGGAGATCGTGGACGCGCGCACCGGAAGGCTCATCGCCACGGTCGCGACCGGCGATGGCACAGACGCCGCCGCTTACGATCCCGAGCTGCATCTCGCTTTCGCGTCCAACGGGGAAGGCACGCTCAGCGTTGTCCGCCAGAACAAGGACGGGAACTACGAGCTGGCGGAGAACGTCACCACGCAGCGGGGCGCGCGCACCATGGCGCTCGATCCCAGGACGCACCACATCTTCCTGCCGACTGCGGAACTAGGTCCGCCGGCCGCCGGACAGCGTCGCCCCACGGTGAAGCCAGGGACGTTCAGTGTGCTGGTCTTTGGGCTGAAGTAG
- a CDS encoding hydrolase, with translation MPGVGLITTTNELKDAARQPLAAERTALIVVDIQEKLLPPVHEKDRLLRNTKLLLRLAQVQHLPVLATTQYAKGLGATVAEIASLFPADTTPIDKLEFGCFASDAFCSTLHRLPRERDALLVCGMETHICVLQTVLGALKEGYAVHVVSDACGSRPSVGEDKTLNWRVGLERMRDAGAVISSTEMAIYELLRGSGTAQFKEMLKHLK, from the coding sequence ATGCCAGGCGTTGGACTCATCACCACGACGAACGAGCTGAAGGACGCCGCACGGCAGCCGCTGGCCGCCGAGCGGACGGCGTTGATCGTCGTCGACATCCAGGAGAAGCTGCTCCCTCCCGTCCATGAGAAAGACCGCTTGCTCCGCAACACGAAACTCTTGTTGCGGCTAGCCCAGGTCCAGCACCTGCCGGTGCTGGCGACCACGCAATACGCCAAGGGGCTGGGCGCGACGGTCGCGGAGATCGCGTCGCTCTTCCCCGCTGACACCACTCCCATCGACAAGCTCGAGTTCGGGTGTTTCGCGAGTGACGCCTTCTGCTCCACGCTCCATCGCTTGCCGCGCGAGCGCGATGCGCTCCTGGTCTGCGGCATGGAAACGCATATCTGCGTGTTGCAGACAGTGCTCGGGGCGCTGAAGGAAGGTTATGCCGTGCACGTGGTGTCGGATGCGTGCGGCTCGCGACCCTCCGTTGGCGAAGACAAGACGCTGAATTGGCGCGTCGGCCTGGAGCGCATGCGCGACGCCGGCGCGGTCATCAGCTCGACCGAGATGGCGATCTACGAGTTGCTGCGCGGCTCCGGCACGGCGCAGTTCAAAGAGATGCTGAAACATCTGAAATAG
- a CDS encoding response regulator — translation MKFHIPNRQDVEELRAREAGLVLLCVSDSSRVLAMRRFVLETFGYRVLTADGTTAIEILSKQAVHAAILDYRTPGTNGEVIAIQFKITRPAIPILMVAQDPATVPESITKLVSGLVRADDPPTALLAEIVKIVAHPERARAA, via the coding sequence ATGAAGTTCCATATCCCCAACCGGCAAGACGTGGAAGAACTCCGTGCCCGAGAAGCGGGCCTAGTGCTGCTATGCGTCAGCGACAGCAGTCGAGTGTTGGCGATGCGGCGCTTCGTACTGGAAACCTTCGGCTACCGCGTGCTCACTGCCGACGGGACGACAGCAATCGAGATCCTATCGAAGCAGGCGGTGCACGCCGCTATCCTCGACTACCGTACGCCCGGGACCAACGGCGAAGTGATCGCCATTCAGTTCAAGATCACGCGGCCCGCAATCCCCATCCTGATGGTGGCGCAGGATCCGGCGACCGTACCAGAGAGCATCACGAAGCTGGTGAGCGGACTCGTCCGGGCGGATGATCCCCCGACCGCACTGCTCGCCGAGATCGTGAAGATCGTGGCCCATCCCGAGAGGGCAAGGGCGGCCTGA
- a CDS encoding metalloregulator ArsR/SmtB family transcription factor produces the protein MPRAATTSDAFNAIAEPRRRKILSYLAVEERSVGDIVVRLRLAQPSVSKHLRVLRDVGLVRVRRHGRSMLYRTNGAAIRPLHEWTKTFERFWQHQLLRVKERAEAKQATSNPDTPQKEKP, from the coding sequence ATGCCGCGAGCCGCCACCACCTCCGATGCCTTCAACGCCATCGCTGAGCCTCGTCGCCGCAAGATCCTGAGCTATCTGGCGGTCGAGGAGCGCTCGGTCGGCGACATCGTGGTGCGGCTGCGACTGGCGCAGCCTTCGGTCTCGAAGCACTTGCGGGTGCTGCGCGACGTGGGCCTGGTGCGGGTGCGCCGCCACGGCCGCTCGATGCTGTACCGCACCAACGGAGCTGCCATCCGCCCGTTGCACGAGTGGACGAAGACGTTTGAGCGGTTCTGGCAACATCAGCTGCTGCGCGTAAAGGAACGCGCCGAAGCGAAACAAGCGACATCCAATCCAGACACACCACAAAAGGAGAAGCCATGA
- a CDS encoding efflux RND transporter permease subunit, translated as MNLVRLCRQNSRAVFLLTAALTIAGLFALFQLPSNIYPELTFPRIVVLVHAGDLSPEATLLTVTRPIEEQVGTVLGVRRVRSRTIRGGAEISVIFADGSDMQVALQQVQARVNEARPSLPANTEIQVERLTPTVWPILSLVLNGNVPDADLRDYATYNLKPAISRVPGVAQVEVDSTDTREISVIVDPQKALAHRLSLPEIAERLRATNNVTSVGRLDSGYQQFLVLTNSQFKTLDDVGNTVLSSDPADPVRLKDVAAIAQGTADRRMLVTGNGRPAAVISVTRQLGGNIISVSNQVKAIALHSRNLIPETLHLSVVYDLAEFVQESMASVRDAILIGALLAIVVLFLFLRNLRITIVAAVSLPLTVAATFFFVKLLGGTLNLMSLGGLAIAIGLVIDDAVVVVENIYRHLAAGETAVDAAEKGTSELIGPVVGSTLTTVVVFLPLGLLGGAVGDFFAALSLTLTASVLLSLVYAVTFVPLLAEYLLRNPQKMSDSAATFIEPVNRVYERGIRWSLTHRKLVGLTAAALVVVAVLAFLKLGSGFLPEMDEGGFVIDYLTPPGTSLNQTDTLVKQMEAKVAALPEKTAFSRRTGAELGLFATEQNKGDILVKLKPRSQRKRHADEIISGLREQITGGIPGVDVEFIQILQDMLGDLEGAPEPVEIKIFGSDSSTLNHAADEIGPQIEKIAGVVDFKGPRRGNPELLINVDPALAAHVGLTVDQVAQQLRAGLLGDSPTDYRMSDRLIPIRVRYPDDFRFQEQNVRQFPIVTPTKQTVRLESIATVARDRGQNELLRENQRLMVVLTARLENRDLGSAIADVKKVLAGAKLPVGYTYEIGGQYETQQRSFRDLLFVLALALAAVFTVLVIQFRAFLPALVIISAAPLSLIGVFLLLLVTGTPLNVSSFMGIILMVGLVVKNGIILFEYYERLHGTMPVMEALVQAGRIRLRPILMTTLCTLFGLLPLALGLGSGAELQKPLAIAVIGGLSVSTLITLVAIPVFYSWTQPTQEPPEHAASEGVAS; from the coding sequence GTGAACCTCGTTCGCCTCTGCCGCCAGAACAGCCGCGCCGTCTTCCTGCTCACCGCGGCGCTCACCATCGCCGGCCTCTTCGCGCTGTTCCAACTCCCCAGCAATATCTATCCCGAGCTCACCTTCCCACGCATCGTCGTGCTGGTGCATGCGGGCGACCTCTCGCCGGAAGCCACGCTGCTCACCGTCACGCGTCCCATCGAAGAGCAGGTGGGCACGGTGCTCGGAGTGCGGCGCGTGCGCTCGCGGACGATTCGCGGAGGCGCGGAGATATCCGTGATCTTCGCGGACGGCAGCGACATGCAGGTAGCGTTGCAGCAGGTGCAGGCGCGCGTGAACGAGGCGCGTCCGTCATTGCCTGCCAACACAGAAATACAGGTGGAACGGCTTACGCCTACCGTGTGGCCCATCCTCAGCCTGGTGCTGAACGGCAACGTGCCTGACGCCGACCTGCGCGATTACGCCACCTACAACCTGAAGCCGGCGATCAGCCGCGTCCCGGGAGTGGCGCAGGTGGAAGTGGACTCCACCGACACGCGCGAGATCTCGGTCATCGTGGATCCGCAAAAAGCCCTCGCGCACCGGCTCAGCCTGCCCGAGATCGCGGAACGGCTTCGCGCCACCAACAACGTGACCAGCGTAGGCCGGCTCGATAGCGGCTACCAGCAGTTCCTGGTGCTCACCAACTCGCAGTTCAAGACGCTGGACGACGTGGGCAACACGGTGCTGAGCAGCGATCCGGCCGACCCTGTCCGGCTCAAGGACGTTGCCGCCATCGCGCAAGGCACCGCTGACCGCCGCATGCTGGTCACCGGCAACGGACGGCCCGCCGCGGTGATCAGTGTGACGCGCCAGCTCGGCGGCAACATCATCAGCGTCTCCAATCAGGTGAAAGCGATCGCGCTGCACAGTCGCAACCTCATTCCCGAGACGCTGCACCTCTCGGTGGTGTATGACCTGGCCGAGTTCGTGCAGGAGTCGATGGCGAGTGTGCGCGACGCGATCTTGATCGGCGCGTTGCTGGCTATCGTGGTGCTGTTCCTCTTCCTGCGCAACCTGCGCATCACCATCGTGGCGGCGGTGAGCCTGCCGCTCACGGTTGCGGCTACCTTCTTCTTCGTGAAACTGCTCGGCGGTACGCTGAACCTGATGTCACTGGGCGGCCTGGCCATCGCCATCGGCCTGGTGATCGACGATGCCGTGGTGGTCGTCGAGAATATCTATCGGCATCTCGCCGCCGGCGAGACCGCGGTGGACGCCGCCGAGAAAGGCACCAGCGAATTGATCGGGCCGGTGGTCGGCTCCACCCTCACCACCGTCGTCGTCTTTTTGCCGCTCGGCCTGCTGGGCGGCGCGGTGGGTGATTTCTTCGCCGCACTCTCGCTCACGCTCACCGCGTCGGTGCTGCTCTCGCTGGTCTACGCGGTCACCTTCGTGCCGCTGCTGGCGGAATACCTACTGCGCAATCCGCAGAAGATGAGCGATTCCGCCGCGACCTTCATCGAACCGGTGAACCGTGTATACGAGCGTGGCATCCGCTGGTCCCTCACGCACCGCAAGCTCGTTGGCCTCACGGCGGCGGCGCTCGTCGTGGTAGCGGTGCTCGCGTTCCTCAAGCTCGGCAGCGGTTTCCTGCCCGAGATGGATGAGGGCGGCTTCGTCATCGATTACCTCACGCCGCCGGGCACCTCGCTGAACCAGACCGACACGCTGGTGAAGCAGATGGAGGCGAAGGTGGCCGCGCTGCCGGAGAAGACGGCATTCTCGCGGCGGACGGGCGCCGAGCTTGGTCTCTTCGCCACCGAGCAGAATAAAGGTGACATCCTGGTGAAGCTGAAGCCGCGGTCGCAGCGCAAGCGCCACGCGGATGAGATCATCTCCGGCCTGCGCGAGCAGATCACCGGCGGGATCCCCGGCGTGGACGTGGAGTTCATCCAGATCCTGCAAGACATGCTCGGCGATCTTGAGGGCGCCCCCGAGCCGGTCGAGATAAAGATCTTTGGGTCGGATAGCAGCACGTTGAATCACGCCGCCGACGAGATCGGTCCGCAGATCGAAAAGATCGCCGGCGTAGTGGACTTCAAAGGTCCCCGGCGCGGCAATCCCGAACTGCTCATCAACGTGGACCCGGCGCTTGCCGCGCACGTCGGATTAACGGTCGACCAGGTGGCGCAACAGCTGCGTGCCGGACTGCTGGGCGATTCGCCGACCGACTATCGCATGAGCGACCGCTTGATCCCCATCCGTGTGCGCTATCCGGATGACTTCCGCTTCCAGGAACAAAACGTGCGCCAGTTCCCCATCGTGACGCCGACCAAGCAGACGGTGCGGCTGGAATCGATCGCCACCGTCGCGCGCGACCGCGGCCAGAACGAGCTGTTGCGCGAGAACCAGCGCCTGATGGTCGTGCTCACCGCGCGTCTCGAGAATCGCGACCTGGGAAGCGCCATCGCCGACGTAAAAAAGGTGTTGGCCGGCGCGAAACTCCCGGTGGGATACACCTACGAGATCGGCGGGCAATACGAGACGCAGCAGAGGTCCTTCCGCGATCTGCTCTTCGTCCTGGCGCTGGCGCTGGCGGCGGTGTTCACCGTGCTGGTCATCCAGTTCCGCGCGTTTCTTCCCGCGCTGGTCATCATCTCGGCGGCGCCGCTCTCACTCATTGGAGTATTCCTGCTTCTGCTCGTCACCGGAACGCCGCTCAACGTCTCTTCGTTCATGGGGATCATCCTCATGGTCGGGCTGGTAGTGAAGAACGGCATCATCCTGTTCGAGTACTACGAACGGCTGCACGGCACCATGCCGGTGATGGAAGCGCTGGTGCAGGCGGGAAGGATCCGCTTGCGACCCATCCTGATGACCACGCTCTGCACGCTCTTCGGATTGCTCCCGCTCGCGCTTGGCCTGGGCTCGGGCGCGGAATTACAGAAGCCGCTGGCCATCGCGGTCATCGGCGGACTCTCCGTCTCGACCTTGATCACGCTGGTCGCCATCCCCGTCTTCTACAGCTGGACGCAGCCGACGCAAGAGCCCCCGGAACATGCGGCTAGCGAAGGCGTCGCCAGCTAG
- a CDS encoding TolC family protein — translation MRTLPLARVFVVLLLGAALGAAQEPALDLKATLAEAASNNLEVRAAREQRAQAIAGLSIARQIPNPFFSFAALRDTPHESVVVDQSIELGGKRGQRIGVAQQEQRAIEIQIDVLTRQVRRRTREAFYRTLWARAARDQLKAAEAIAVRTRDIVKDRFEAGDVAEFDVLQADVESTRAAVDAEAAIQSLRSTDALLAGLLNRKLDQPLPLAGRLDEVPPNPTLDGATRLALTSNAGVQLTAQELKTEERRLGLAKAQRIPNLELQAGVDLNSPPDFNVGPRGQVGVTLPLFYHGQGEVALSNAKLRFLRLALEALRTTTSAQVAAAYFDYQAKAYQAQQYKARIVPAASRLEQMAEDSYRSGKTNLLTLIDAQRKLNEIQRAYLDTLLAAQTSFANLEEMVGADLD, via the coding sequence ATGCGAACGCTGCCTTTAGCCCGTGTCTTCGTCGTGCTTCTGCTCGGCGCCGCATTGGGTGCCGCACAGGAACCGGCGCTCGACTTGAAAGCCACGCTGGCTGAGGCCGCGAGCAACAACCTTGAGGTGCGCGCCGCGCGTGAACAGAGAGCGCAAGCGATCGCCGGCCTGAGCATAGCGCGCCAGATCCCGAACCCCTTCTTCTCCTTCGCGGCCTTGCGCGACACGCCGCACGAGAGCGTGGTTGTGGATCAATCCATCGAACTCGGCGGAAAGCGCGGACAACGCATCGGGGTGGCGCAACAGGAGCAGCGCGCGATCGAGATCCAGATCGATGTGCTCACGCGGCAGGTGCGGCGCCGGACGCGCGAGGCGTTCTACCGCACGCTCTGGGCCCGCGCCGCGCGCGACCAACTCAAGGCCGCTGAGGCCATCGCCGTGCGCACTCGCGACATCGTGAAAGACCGCTTCGAGGCGGGAGACGTGGCGGAGTTCGATGTGCTGCAGGCAGACGTTGAGTCCACGCGGGCGGCGGTGGATGCGGAAGCGGCGATACAATCGCTGCGCTCGACCGACGCACTACTCGCCGGCCTGCTGAACCGCAAGCTCGACCAGCCGCTGCCGCTGGCGGGCAGGCTCGACGAAGTGCCTCCGAATCCCACACTCGACGGCGCCACGCGCCTCGCACTCACCTCGAATGCCGGGGTGCAACTCACCGCGCAGGAACTAAAGACCGAAGAGCGCCGGCTCGGGCTCGCCAAGGCGCAGCGCATCCCCAACTTGGAATTGCAGGCGGGTGTGGACTTGAATTCTCCGCCCGACTTCAACGTGGGCCCGCGCGGGCAGGTCGGCGTCACGCTGCCGCTCTTCTATCATGGACAAGGCGAGGTCGCGCTCTCCAATGCGAAGCTGCGCTTCCTGCGGCTCGCGCTCGAAGCGCTGCGAACCACCACGTCGGCGCAGGTCGCCGCCGCTTACTTCGACTACCAGGCCAAGGCCTACCAGGCGCAGCAGTACAAGGCGCGCATCGTGCCGGCAGCATCGCGGCTGGAGCAGATGGCGGAAGACAGCTACCGTTCAGGCAAGACCAACTTACTCACGCTCATCGACGCGCAACGCAAGCTAAACGAGATCCAGCGCGCGTATCTCGACACCCTGCTGGCGGCACAGACATCGTTTGCGAACCTGGAAGAGATGGTAGGAGCCGACCTTGATTAG
- a CDS encoding PLP-dependent transferase has product MKKSSRRPKKIASGRSAGGTSSGYAIRTRLIHGKSKTPKWDYSHHVIPPITSSATFRLSSAQRGAKGFFEFACDTIDTTREVPIYIYDRLDEPTRGMLEEALATAEGGDNAVCFATGMAAITAAVSMLIRAGDEVLAHHTLYGCTYSFLTNWLPRQSVRARFCDVGDPGSLARGITAKTRVVYFETPVNPTMELIDMRSVRTVVDRANRGRKPGERIQVMVDNTFATPYCQRPIEHGVDIVVHSLTKAIGGFGTDMGGAVILPKALHNTLMLYRKDFGGVLSPKAAWNILVYGLPSLAARMANMQRTARRVADFLERHPKVARVAYPGSASFPQRALAARQMVDYRGKFAPGSMIYFSLKEKGAGNRAGERFIDYIADKAYCITLAVSLGQIKTLIENPYSMTHSAYQAAKGANELGANELEHENKQKLEPGGIRLSVGLEDRDDIIADLERALAEA; this is encoded by the coding sequence ATGAAGAAGAGCTCTAGACGGCCGAAGAAGATCGCCAGCGGAAGGTCCGCTGGCGGCACGAGCTCGGGCTACGCCATCCGCACGCGCCTCATCCACGGGAAATCGAAGACGCCGAAGTGGGATTACTCGCACCACGTCATCCCGCCGATCACGTCGTCGGCCACGTTCCGGCTGAGTTCGGCACAGCGCGGCGCCAAGGGCTTCTTCGAGTTTGCGTGCGACACCATCGACACCACACGCGAGGTCCCGATCTATATCTACGACCGGCTCGACGAGCCGACGCGCGGCATGCTCGAAGAGGCACTGGCGACGGCCGAAGGCGGCGACAACGCGGTCTGCTTCGCCACCGGCATGGCGGCGATCACCGCGGCCGTCAGCATGCTGATCCGCGCCGGCGATGAAGTGCTCGCGCATCACACGCTTTACGGGTGTACCTACAGCTTCCTCACGAACTGGCTGCCGCGGCAGAGCGTGCGCGCGCGTTTCTGCGATGTGGGTGATCCGGGATCACTGGCGCGCGGCATCACGGCCAAGACGCGTGTGGTCTACTTCGAGACGCCAGTGAATCCGACCATGGAGCTGATCGACATGCGCTCCGTCCGCACCGTCGTCGACCGCGCCAACCGCGGACGCAAGCCGGGCGAGCGCATCCAGGTGATGGTCGACAACACTTTCGCGACGCCTTACTGCCAGCGCCCGATCGAGCATGGCGTGGACATCGTGGTGCACTCGCTCACCAAGGCCATCGGCGGATTCGGCACCGACATGGGCGGGGCCGTCATCCTGCCCAAGGCGCTGCACAACACGCTGATGCTCTATCGCAAAGACTTTGGCGGCGTGCTTTCGCCCAAGGCCGCGTGGAACATCCTGGTCTACGGCTTGCCGTCTCTGGCGGCGCGCATGGCCAACATGCAGCGCACCGCGCGCCGCGTGGCGGATTTCCTCGAACGGCATCCCAAGGTCGCGCGCGTGGCGTACCCGGGATCGGCAAGCTTCCCGCAGCGCGCGCTCGCAGCCAGACAGATGGTGGATTATCGCGGCAAGTTCGCACCCGGCTCAATGATCTACTTCTCGCTCAAGGAAAAGGGAGCGGGCAATCGCGCGGGCGAGCGCTTCATCGACTACATCGCCGACAAGGCCTACTGCATCACGCTGGCCGTGAGCCTGGGACAGATCAAGACGCTGATCGAGAATCCGTACTCCATGACCCACTCGGCATATCAGGCGGCCAAGGGCGCGAATGAACTCGGCGCCAACGAACTCGAGCACGAGAACAAACAGAAGCTCGAGCCCGGCGGGATACGGTTGTCAGTAGGACTAGAAGACCGCGACGACATCATCGCCGACCTGGAGCGGGCCCTGGCCGAGGCGTAG